The candidate division WOR-3 bacterium nucleotide sequence GGGGCTTCCTTTTGTCATTCCGTGCTTGACACGGAATCCAGACAGATTGGAATCCATCCCGCAGCGAGAAGGGTCCTGGAAAAAGTCGTGCTCCTCGGGGACCGGGGTGGGTGTTGCTTTAATAAAAAATAAATAATAAACAATAGGAGGAACAATGAAGAAACTTCTAGTTGCCTTAATCCCGTCGCTGATTATTGTATGCTTTGTCGTATCGCTCACGCCAACACAGATAATTGCAGGAGATCGCAATAATTGGCTCTATGGTCACGTTCATTACAGTAATGGTAATGGTGTCGGTCCGGGCAAGCGAGTATATGTTTATGATAGTCCAGACCATTATCTCGGGTATGTTGAGACTAGGTCAGGCAACGAAGACAGTTGGTATAAATGGAGTTTTGATGCTCCATGTTACTTCTATAAAGTAAGATGCGGATTCTATGTCGGAACCACCTACTACTCGGGCGAAACCATAATTGACGATACACTTACAGCAGATAGACGGATTGATATAACAGTATATCCTGGTGGTGCGCCGCCTGATGGTGCTGGTTATTAAGAAGATAATCAAAAGGGGGCAGATAATTCCTGCCCCCTTCGCAAAAAAATACTACCAGTGGGATACCAAATATTCCAACCGTATTCTTACATCAGAAATTTATTCTTGACCTCACAGGAATTCTGCATACAATTGCTCTACCAAGGAGGTTGGATGGGTAAGTTGTCGCTTATAATATTAATAAGTTGTATTGCGCTTTGTACTGCTCAATGGTTGGAAAATACTATATATGTTCCAGATGAATTTAGCGGAGTTCTTTTTCCCAAGACTTTAGCATATAACGCAATAAACAACAAAGTATATGTCGCAGGACTTGCGGGCTATGCGGTTGTAGTAATTGATGGTATGACAGACTCAAAGATTGCAAGAATCAATACCGGCTCGCAGATTTTTGCCCTTTGCTGGAATTGGGTGAATAACAAAGTATACACGGCCAATTATACCAACCAAACCATAACCATAATTGATGGTCCAACAAATATGGTTATAACTGAAATTCCTGTGGGAAATCGTCGACCCTTGGCATTTACTTATAATGCTACGAATAATAAAATCTATTGCGCTAATGAAGGGGATTCTCCGATAATAAACGGAACGCTATCAATAATTGATGGGGCTTGCGATTCGTTAATAAGAAATATTTTGATCGGAAAAGGTCCGCAGCGTTTGGTCTGGAATGCAACAAATAATAAAGTCTATTGCACAAATTTTTACAGCGGTTTTGTATCGGTAATTGATGGAAATACTGATTCAGTAATTAAAACAATCGGTGTAGGCAGTTCGCCATCAGCAATCGTATGGAATGCTACCAACAATAAGGTGTACTGTACTAACAGAAATAGCAATACGGTCAGTGTTATTGATTGTGTAACGGATGCGGTTATCAAGACTATTCCTGTCGGAAATGGACCTGATGCATTATGCTGGAATGAGACGAATAACAGGATTTATTGTGCCAATAGTAATAGCAATACAGTATCGGTCATTGATTGCAATAGTGATTCAGTGATAGCGACGATAACAGTTGGAAGTGGACCCTGTGTTCTATTATGGAATCCAACCAATAATAAGGTTTATGCGGGTAGTAAGAATAGTGATTATGTGACGATAATTGATGGCGTAACGAATGCAGTGATTAGATTAATTCCGCTAAGTGATGACCCCACAGCTTTGTGTTATAATCCTGTAAACAATAAAGTCTATTGTGCGTATGGAGATATAGGAATGGTGTCGGAACCTTTTGAGGCGAGTAACGTTACAATTATTGATGGTTCAAGTGATTCAATTCTTACCGATATTGTTGTAGGCGTTAGACCATTTGCTTTGGTATGGAATGCAACGATGAATAAACTTTATTGTGCGAATGGCAATAGCAAGATAATGAGTGCTATTGATTGTGGAATTAATGCGGTGATAAAGAATATAATAGTGGATGGACCATTTCAGACTATCATTCCATATGGTCTGGTTTGGAATTCAACAAATAATAAAATATATTTTGCTAATTACCATGCAAACGCAGTGACAGTGATTGATTGTCTTACAGATTCAGTTATAACCAACATTTCTGTAGGGATTCACCCTAATGCTCTGGTTTGGAACTCAACCAACAATAAGATCTATTGTAGTAATGAAGGTAGTAATACGGTATCTGTTATTGATTGTGCAAGTGACACCGTAATAAAAAATATCGTCGTTGGCAATTATCCATATGCTCTAATATGGGTGACTCCAACAAACAAAATTTATAGCAGTGCAACTGGAGATTATTATATATCTGTAATTGATGGAACAAGTGATTCTCTGATAAAGAATATCGCTGTAGCAAGGCGACATGGAACTTTAGGTTGGAATCCCGTAAACAACAAAATCTATTGTGGAAATCTTGATAGTGGGTATGTTACAGTCATTGACGGTAATTACGATACTGTTCTTACAAGAATTGTAGTAGGTGGGAAACCCGACATCTTTGCCTATAATTGCAGCAATAATAAAATCTATTGGGGTGATGTTTGGGAAAGCAGAGTGATTATAATTGATGGTGCAGGCGATTCAGTGGTAACGACCTATGATTTAGAACCTTATAATAACCCGCTCCCAATGGTCTGGGATTCGATCAGTAACAAAATTTATGTTGCTGATGGTAGCAATGAGGTGTATGTGATTGATGGTTTAACAGATTCAATAATAGAAGTAATAACGGTTGGAGTTTGGCCCTGTGGTATTGCCTGGAACTTTATTCAAGGCAAAATTTATGTAGCAAATTTCTTTTCCTCCAGTATTTCGGTGATTGGTGATTTAGGAATAGAAGAAATTTCAAAATTGGATTTGAAGGACAAAATATTAGAGGTTTATCCGAATCCATTCAGGAATCACTGCTTGATTAAATTCCAAATCCCAAATCCCAATGACCAAACAAATTATAATTCCCAAATTCCAAACCATTTCGAAATCCGCAATCCGAAATCCGAAATGTCTTTAAAGATCTATGATGTTGCAGGTCGTGTTGTAAAATCCTTTAATCCTGAATCCGGTATCCTGAATCATGCATCAGGTATCATCTGGTCTGGTAATGATAATTCTGGTCGCAGACTCCCTGCAGGTGTTTATTTTGTGAGATTGGATACGGGTGGCTACTCATCAACAAAGAAGGTCATTTTGATAGAGTAGGCTTATTTACCAATCTTCCCAACCGCGATAGGAATAGCGCACCAATCCCAATTACCCTACCAGCATCCCAACCCGTAAACCAACAACCATTTTTTGTAGTGGTCAAGCTTGCTTGACAAAAAATCTGTAAAATGATTTCTAACTGCAATAGTGCATCAATCAACCATTGACATACTACTTTTTTTGGATACAATCACCATAGAGGTTTAAGATGGCCCCACAGGGTATAACAGCCCTGAATGGACCTCTTAAACCTTTTTTCTTTTACATAAAAATTTTTACTAAAGGAGCAAAGATGAAAAATAATACAAATTCAAATAGAAAACCATCTAATTCCAAAAGCTCTTATAGGGGGAGTATAAAGGGCTTAGTGAAAAGAGACTCCGATATTTAAGGGCTTACCGTCGGGGCAAGGTCTATAAACTACAAATCTCTGCCTGGCATAGCAAACATCCTGATTATTATAAACTTTACTATCGTCGGCGTATTCAGAAAGACCCGGATTATTTTAGAAGATACCGTGAGCAACATCAGGAGCAATTAAATGAATACTGGCGAAGATACCGAAGAAAAGAGCGATTGCGTAAGTATATGGAAAATGTTCATAACCAAAAACAGGGTGCTGAAAATTCAGAGTCTTTAGATAAAATTGGGCATAATGGTAATGATGAGACTGAATAAACGGATGAGGACGGATATACGGATGCAGGAGACACAGTATCGTTCCTTACGGAACTCGCAGTATCGCTTCGCTATACATCCTGGTGTGCTTGCAGGAAACGGCGTATTGTAGTGGTTCCGGTCCTGACCCCTGTGGGGCTTCCTTTTGTCATTCCGTGCTTGACACGGAATCCAGACAGATTGGAATCCATCCCGCAGCGAGAAGGGTCCTGGAAAAAGTCGTGCTCCTCGGGGACCGGGGTGGAATAAAATTGGATTTACTTTTTATCTTATTAATGATGGAGGAAAAATATGATTGAATTAGATTTTAAAGGATTGATAAATCTCATTTCTCCGGGGAACCCCAGCCCAAACGCTGGTTTTGGATGCGGAGATAATTGCAATGGCGTGATTTGTGGTGGAACTTGTCCCGGCGGTTTCTGTGGGTATAGTCAGTGTCCTGTAACCTAATGATATCGAACACCAAGGAAAACATCATAGTCCCCCACTTGTTAAGCACGTGGGGGACTATGATAGATAATATTCTACTATAATGGATGATAGATATTGTAAGTTAATTTTATTTAACAATTCAGACATAATTTTTTTACCGAATAGTTTTAGAATTTTTTCAAACCAACATAGTAACGATTATCAATCAGATTTAAAGAAACTTATCGATGAGGAAATTAGTTTAGAAGAATCTTACCTAAACCAGAACCACATTGAAAAATTTATTACCACTACACGATTCATACTCAATCGGTGTGTATTAGGAATAAGCAATGCTTGTAATTTTGCATGTAAATACTGCTATGCTGGGCATGGCAATTACGGTTCTGATGAGAGAACCATGGATTTTAGCGTTGTCAAGGAAACGATTGAAAAATTTTATAAGGCATTCACCGAAATAAACACGATTCAATTTTTTGGCGGGGAACCATTTTTAGCGTTTGAAACAATCACATATGCGTGTAATTATATAAGCATGCTTTATAAGAAAAACATTATAAAAAAAATGCCAAGATTTGGTATAACTACTAATGGCAGTATTCTTGATGATACTAAATTAAAAATCTTAAAGAAGTATGACATTGCGATAACTGTAAGTCTTGACGGATGGGCTGATATAAATAATAAACTTAGAAAATACAAAAATGGCTTGGAAACTTCAAATATAGTTGAACAAAATATTTATAGGTTGAAAAAAGAGAATATCAGAGTAGAAATCGAAGCAACTTACACCAACATCCATATTGAAGAAAATATCGGCGTTTTCGATATTCTTGAATATTTTTATAAGAAATTTGGCCCTATCTCAATTCACATACCTCCCGTTTCAGCTGGTGTAAATGAAAATTCATCGTGGCGTATATTTCCCAAAATGACTCAGAAATGTATAGAAAATTACAGAGAGGCTATTAATAAATCTTTTAAAACATGGATTGGAGACAACCAACCTGTAAGTTTCTCATTTTTAGATAGATATTTGCACGCTTTGTTGAAAAAAAATAAAATGCATTTACTCTGTCCAGCTTACCTCGATACTCTTGCAGTATGGTATAATGGTGACATTTACCCATGTTTTATGTTTTGGGGGAATAAATTTTTCAGAATTAGTAATGTTTTTGCTATTAAACCTGAAGAACTAATATATTTAAATTTTGACTATCTATATACCAAGTTAAAATACGAAAGTTGT carries:
- a CDS encoding beta-propeller fold lactonase family protein gives rise to the protein MGKLSLIILISCIALCTAQWLENTIYVPDEFSGVLFPKTLAYNAINNKVYVAGLAGYAVVVIDGMTDSKIARINTGSQIFALCWNWVNNKVYTANYTNQTITIIDGPTNMVITEIPVGNRRPLAFTYNATNNKIYCANEGDSPIINGTLSIIDGACDSLIRNILIGKGPQRLVWNATNNKVYCTNFYSGFVSVIDGNTDSVIKTIGVGSSPSAIVWNATNNKVYCTNRNSNTVSVIDCVTDAVIKTIPVGNGPDALCWNETNNRIYCANSNSNTVSVIDCNSDSVIATITVGSGPCVLLWNPTNNKVYAGSKNSDYVTIIDGVTNAVIRLIPLSDDPTALCYNPVNNKVYCAYGDIGMVSEPFEASNVTIIDGSSDSILTDIVVGVRPFALVWNATMNKLYCANGNSKIMSAIDCGINAVIKNIIVDGPFQTIIPYGLVWNSTNNKIYFANYHANAVTVIDCLTDSVITNISVGIHPNALVWNSTNNKIYCSNEGSNTVSVIDCASDTVIKNIVVGNYPYALIWVTPTNKIYSSATGDYYISVIDGTSDSLIKNIAVARRHGTLGWNPVNNKIYCGNLDSGYVTVIDGNYDTVLTRIVVGGKPDIFAYNCSNNKIYWGDVWESRVIIIDGAGDSVVTTYDLEPYNNPLPMVWDSISNKIYVADGSNEVYVIDGLTDSIIEVITVGVWPCGIAWNFIQGKIYVANFFSSSISVIGDLGIEEISKLDLKDKILEVYPNPFRNHCLIKFQIPNPNDQTNYNSQIPNHFEIRNPKSEMSLKIYDVAGRVVKSFNPESGILNHASGIIWSGNDNSGRRLPAGVYFVRLDTGGYSSTKKVILIE
- a CDS encoding radical SAM protein, yielding MDDRYCKLILFNNSDIIFLPNSFRIFSNQHSNDYQSDLKKLIDEEISLEESYLNQNHIEKFITTTRFILNRCVLGISNACNFACKYCYAGHGNYGSDERTMDFSVVKETIEKFYKAFTEINTIQFFGGEPFLAFETITYACNYISMLYKKNIIKKMPRFGITTNGSILDDTKLKILKKYDIAITVSLDGWADINNKLRKYKNGLETSNIVEQNIYRLKKENIRVEIEATYTNIHIEENIGVFDILEYFYKKFGPISIHIPPVSAGVNENSSWRIFPKMTQKCIENYREAINKSFKTWIGDNQPVSFSFLDRYLHALLKKNKMHLLCPAYLDTLAVWYNGDIYPCFMFWGNKFFRISNVFAIKPEELIYLNFDYLYTKLKYESCRSCWARWLCSSCIGAILMSQGNLNYPNQYLCEFNRAIIEEVILNLAKLRLDEFRWNTLIANLERLKKTHKL